One segment of Zhihengliuella halotolerans DNA contains the following:
- a CDS encoding gamma carbonic anhydrase family protein, protein MAHLIEINGKSPVVHAGAFVAPTAVLSGDVVLADGASAFYGVSVRGDSDAIRIGAGTNLQDNVVVHADRGVPCTVGEGVSVGHAAVIHGCTIGNGCLIGMSATVMNGAVIGEQSLVAAGALVLEGTQVPPRSLVAGVPAKVRRELTDEEVAGLGTNAATYLELAAAHRSATQQ, encoded by the coding sequence ATGGCACACCTGATCGAAATCAATGGCAAGAGCCCCGTCGTCCACGCGGGAGCGTTCGTCGCTCCGACCGCCGTGCTCAGCGGTGACGTGGTCCTCGCGGACGGGGCCAGCGCCTTCTACGGGGTCTCCGTGCGCGGCGACTCGGACGCGATCCGCATCGGGGCGGGGACGAACCTGCAGGACAACGTGGTGGTGCACGCCGACCGCGGCGTGCCCTGCACGGTGGGCGAAGGAGTCTCCGTGGGCCACGCCGCCGTGATCCACGGCTGCACGATCGGCAACGGCTGCCTGATCGGCATGAGCGCGACCGTCATGAACGGGGCCGTCATCGGTGAACAGTCGCTCGTGGCCGCAGGAGCGCTGGTGCTGGAGGGCACGCAGGTCCCGCCCCGCTCGCTCGTCGCCGGCGTGCCGGCCAAGGTGCGGCGGGAGCTGACCGACGAGGAGGTCGCCGGTCTGGGCACCAACGCCGCGACCTATCTGGAACTGGCCGCTGCCCACCGCTCCGCGACGCAGCAGTAG
- the purU gene encoding formyltetrahydrofolate deformylase encodes MSIESSTGENTPATAPAARNFIVTLSCTDQPGIVYAVSGALLQAGCNITESQQFESPETGTFFMRVAVATEATQAEVWGSLEPVAQAFGMQLDVFDAERPARTLIMCSKEGHALNDLLFQQRAGMLSIEVPLIVSNHADLRPMAEFYGVPFVHLPVTKDNKADAEARLLELVTEHQIDVVVLARYMQILSNDLCRELNGRAINIHHSFLPSFKGAKPYHQAHARGVKLIGATAHYVTTDLDEGPIIEQEVIRVNHAQTPQQFVALGRDVEGRTLATAVQWHAQHRVLLDGTRTVVFN; translated from the coding sequence GTGAGCATCGAATCATCTACTGGCGAGAACACCCCTGCTACCGCACCCGCGGCACGAAACTTCATCGTGACGCTCTCCTGTACAGACCAGCCCGGCATCGTGTACGCGGTCTCCGGCGCACTGTTGCAGGCGGGCTGCAACATCACGGAGTCGCAGCAGTTCGAGTCCCCGGAGACGGGGACCTTCTTCATGCGCGTCGCCGTCGCCACCGAGGCGACGCAGGCCGAGGTGTGGGGTTCGCTCGAGCCTGTCGCGCAGGCTTTCGGCATGCAGCTCGACGTGTTCGACGCCGAGCGCCCGGCGCGGACGCTCATCATGTGCTCCAAGGAGGGCCACGCTCTCAACGACCTGCTGTTCCAGCAGCGTGCGGGCATGCTCTCGATCGAGGTGCCGCTGATCGTCTCCAACCACGCGGACCTGCGCCCGATGGCCGAGTTCTACGGGGTGCCGTTCGTCCACCTGCCGGTCACGAAGGACAACAAGGCCGACGCCGAGGCGCGCCTGCTGGAACTCGTGACCGAGCACCAGATCGACGTGGTGGTGCTGGCCCGCTACATGCAGATTCTCTCCAACGACCTGTGCCGCGAGCTGAACGGGCGGGCGATCAACATCCACCACTCGTTCCTGCCGTCCTTCAAGGGCGCCAAGCCGTACCACCAGGCGCACGCGCGCGGCGTGAAGCTGATCGGCGCGACCGCGCACTACGTGACGACCGACCTCGACGAGGGCCCGATCATCGAGCAGGAGGTCATCCGCGTTAACCACGCGCAGACGCCGCAGCAGTTCGTGGCCCTGGGACGCGACGTCGAGGGCCGCACTCTGGCCACGGCCGTCCAGTGGCACGCGCAGCACCGCGTCCTGCTCGACGGCACCCGGACGGTCGTCTTCAACTAG
- a CDS encoding winged helix-turn-helix domain-containing protein encodes MEPDDYTPKPGEKVSTDPTQIRALAHPTRLALLDFLGTVTQATATECAEATGESVASCSFHLRSLAQHGFIEPGERSGREKPWKKVYGSFTQAIDPDEPGGADAVAAMGALSIRREAERLQDFMAQLPSFTTEDGNRNVVTTSSFYATDEEMADVREVLLGLAERFAGRGQEPGSRPEGSRRVHLFGALTLDVADARRKERS; translated from the coding sequence ATGGAACCAGACGACTACACCCCGAAACCCGGCGAGAAGGTCAGCACCGACCCCACCCAGATCCGCGCGCTCGCACACCCGACGCGACTGGCACTACTGGATTTCCTGGGCACCGTCACGCAGGCCACCGCCACCGAATGCGCCGAGGCGACCGGAGAGTCCGTCGCCAGCTGCTCGTTCCACCTGCGCTCCCTGGCGCAGCACGGATTCATCGAGCCCGGCGAGCGCTCCGGCCGCGAGAAGCCCTGGAAGAAGGTGTACGGCTCCTTCACCCAGGCCATCGATCCGGACGAACCCGGCGGAGCGGACGCCGTCGCCGCCATGGGAGCTCTGTCGATTCGCCGCGAGGCCGAGCGGCTGCAGGACTTCATGGCCCAGCTGCCGTCCTTCACGACCGAGGACGGCAATCGCAACGTCGTGACGACGTCGTCCTTCTACGCGACCGATGAGGAGATGGCCGACGTGCGCGAGGTCCTCCTCGGCCTCGCCGAGCGCTTCGCCGGCCGCGGCCAGGAGCCCGGCTCCCGTCCGGAGGGGTCGCGCCGGGTCCACCTGTTCGGCGCCCTCACCCTCGACGTCGCCGACGCCCGCCGCAAGGAACGCTCATGA
- a CDS encoding macrolide 2'-phosphotransferase: MDADNDSPRTDALVQLAARHGLTVRPDGMRVIEAGLDYQVALATDDDGDGWVLRVPRRADVAAKIQDERRILDFAAPHLSVAIPDWRIATGELIAYPLLPGEPGLTLDDDGAPVMHFDSDAPAYLRSFGRLLAELHTADVEEARGAGLVVETSEIVRSAWRDRFDAAVAEFDVPTDARERWDRWIDDDSMWPEDMRFSHGELYPAHLLLGADAGILAVLDWTTAKVTDPVADFALQQSLSTPEEFGILLDAYREAGGAVPERLAERGTALLSASALAYVEFALLTGEQQHREAAQAFLDAG, encoded by the coding sequence ATGGACGCTGACAACGACTCCCCACGGACGGACGCGCTGGTCCAACTCGCTGCACGGCACGGTCTGACGGTGCGCCCGGACGGGATGCGCGTCATCGAGGCCGGGCTCGATTACCAGGTCGCGCTCGCCACGGACGACGATGGTGACGGCTGGGTGCTGCGCGTGCCGCGGCGTGCCGATGTGGCGGCGAAGATCCAGGACGAGCGGCGCATCCTCGACTTTGCGGCCCCGCACCTCAGCGTCGCGATCCCGGATTGGCGGATTGCCACCGGGGAGCTCATCGCGTACCCGCTGCTGCCCGGAGAGCCGGGCCTGACCCTCGACGACGACGGCGCGCCCGTCATGCACTTCGACTCGGACGCGCCGGCCTACCTGCGGTCCTTCGGCCGGCTGCTCGCCGAGCTGCACACCGCGGACGTGGAGGAAGCGCGTGGTGCGGGCCTCGTCGTCGAGACGTCTGAGATCGTCCGCTCCGCCTGGCGTGACCGCTTCGACGCCGCAGTGGCCGAATTCGACGTCCCGACTGACGCCCGCGAACGCTGGGACCGGTGGATCGACGATGACTCGATGTGGCCCGAGGACATGCGGTTCAGCCACGGCGAGCTCTACCCGGCGCACCTTTTGCTCGGGGCCGACGCCGGGATCCTCGCGGTCCTCGACTGGACGACGGCCAAGGTCACCGACCCGGTGGCCGATTTCGCCCTGCAGCAGTCGTTGTCCACGCCGGAGGAGTTCGGCATCCTCCTGGACGCTTACCGGGAGGCCGGGGGAGCGGTGCCTGAACGGCTGGCCGAACGGGGAACGGCGCTGCTGTCGGCCAGCGCGCTCGCCTACGTCGAATTCGCGCTCCTGACGGGCGAGCAGCAACACCGCGAGGCTGCCCAGGCCTTCCTCGACGCCGGCTGA
- a CDS encoding ABC transporter permease → MTSTTTAAGSARPAPPAEVLARRSAIFGVWYFAEHQLLAMRSYLSVIIAYSIGHPLLYLVAMGVGLASLVDANGGGDFGGVDYLVFIVPALLASGAFMAASNEFTWPIMDGFKWHRLYYGPLVSSLRPWQIAAGHTLAVTIRLFSQSLVYYLIVAAFGAVPSGFGILGVLTATLAGLAIGTPLMAYAATIREEKAQFVMIQRFGVMPLMLFSGTFFPLTNLPIFLQPIGWLSPLWHASEIGRVFSYGYDEPLWLSTVHVVYLAALAAGGLALAFRTYRKRLVD, encoded by the coding sequence TTGACTAGCACGACGACGGCGGCGGGATCGGCCCGCCCGGCGCCCCCGGCCGAGGTGCTCGCCCGTCGCAGCGCGATCTTCGGGGTCTGGTACTTCGCCGAGCACCAGCTGCTGGCCATGCGCAGTTACCTCTCGGTGATCATCGCCTACTCGATCGGCCATCCGCTGCTGTACCTCGTGGCGATGGGGGTCGGGCTCGCTTCCCTCGTCGACGCCAACGGCGGCGGAGATTTCGGCGGCGTGGACTACCTGGTCTTCATCGTCCCCGCGCTGCTGGCCTCGGGGGCGTTCATGGCGGCCTCGAACGAGTTCACCTGGCCCATCATGGACGGCTTCAAGTGGCACCGCCTCTACTACGGCCCTCTGGTGAGCTCCCTGCGGCCGTGGCAGATCGCGGCCGGACACACGCTCGCGGTGACCATCCGCCTCTTCTCCCAGTCGCTGGTCTACTACCTCATCGTGGCCGCCTTCGGCGCGGTCCCGAGCGGCTTCGGCATCCTCGGCGTGCTCACCGCGACGCTGGCCGGACTGGCCATCGGCACCCCGCTCATGGCCTACGCGGCGACCATTCGCGAGGAGAAGGCCCAGTTCGTCATGATCCAGCGCTTCGGCGTCATGCCGCTCATGCTTTTCTCCGGAACCTTCTTCCCGCTGACCAATCTGCCGATCTTCCTGCAGCCGATCGGCTGGCTCTCGCCGCTGTGGCACGCCAGCGAGATCGGGCGCGTCTTCAGCTACGGGTACGACGAGCCGCTCTGGCTCTCGACCGTGCACGTGGTCTACCTCGCCGCGCTCGCCGCCGGGGGACTGGCTCTGGCGTTCCGGACCTATCGGAAACGGTTGGTGGACTGA
- a CDS encoding ABC transporter ATP-binding protein yields MIRAENLVKRYGDFTAVDGISFEVPAGESFGLLGPNGAGKSTTMRMIGGVSQRTSGHLEIMGLDPEEQGPVVRAHLGVVPQQDNLDEELRVRDNLMVYGRYFGLSRAYLKPKIAELLDFAQLVDKADARVDDLSGGMKRRLTIARSLVNEPKILLLDEPTTGLDPQARHVLWDRLFRLKEQGVTLVLTTHHMDEAEQLCDRIIVVDAGRIMAEGSPAELIRRFSTREVVELRFGADRNAAVARRIEDLGERVEALPDRVLVYAHEGEAVLEAVAARGLHPVTSLVRRSSLEDVFLKLTGRSLVD; encoded by the coding sequence GTGATCCGCGCCGAGAACCTGGTCAAGCGCTACGGCGACTTCACCGCCGTCGACGGCATCTCCTTCGAGGTGCCCGCGGGGGAATCGTTCGGCCTGCTCGGGCCCAACGGCGCCGGCAAGTCGACCACCATGCGGATGATCGGCGGCGTCTCGCAGCGCACCTCGGGCCACCTGGAGATCATGGGGCTCGATCCCGAGGAGCAGGGCCCTGTGGTCCGCGCCCACCTCGGCGTCGTCCCGCAGCAGGACAACCTGGACGAGGAGCTGCGGGTCCGCGACAACCTCATGGTTTACGGCCGCTACTTCGGGCTCTCACGCGCCTACCTGAAGCCGAAGATCGCCGAGCTGCTCGACTTCGCCCAGCTCGTCGACAAGGCGGATGCGCGCGTCGACGACCTCTCCGGCGGCATGAAGCGTCGCCTGACCATCGCCCGCTCCCTGGTGAACGAACCGAAGATCCTGCTGCTCGACGAGCCGACCACGGGTCTCGACCCGCAGGCCCGCCACGTGCTCTGGGACCGGCTCTTCCGGCTCAAAGAGCAGGGCGTGACCCTCGTGCTGACCACGCACCACATGGACGAGGCCGAGCAGCTGTGCGACCGCATCATCGTCGTCGACGCCGGCCGCATCATGGCCGAGGGCTCGCCGGCCGAGTTGATCCGCCGCTTCTCCACGCGCGAGGTCGTCGAGCTGCGCTTCGGCGCAGACCGCAACGCCGCCGTCGCACGCCGGATCGAGGATCTCGGCGAACGCGTCGAGGCCCTGCCGGACCGCGTCCTGGTCTACGCGCACGAGGGCGAGGCGGTGCTCGAGGCCGTCGCCGCGCGCGGACTGCACCCCGTGACCTCGCTCGTGCGCCGCAGCTCGCTGGAGGACGTCTTCCTCAAGCTGACGGGGAGGTCCCTCGTTGACTAG
- the glyA gene encoding serine hydroxymethyltransferase: MSTDSNVTNRSLAELDPEIAAVLEAELGRQRNTLEMIASENFAPRAVLEAQGSVLTNKYAEGYPGRRYYGGCEHVDVAENLARDRAKELFGAKYANVQPHSGASANAAVLAALIEPGDKILGLSLAHGGHLTHGMKLNFSGKLYEVAAYEVDPETFTVDMDKLREQAIAEKPDVIIAGWSAYPRQLDFAKFREIADEVGAKLWVDMAHFAGLVAAGLHPSPVPHADIVSSTVHKTLAGPRSGLILTNDLELYKKINSNVFPGQQGGPLMHAIAGKAVAFKIAASEEFRERQERTLAGARALAERLSQADVAEAGVSVLTGGTDVHLALVDLRNSELDGQQAEDLLHEIGITVNRNAVPFDPRPPMVTSGLRIGTPALATRGFGETEFIEVADIIATALINGQAADKEALKARVDALAEAFPLYPGHEEW; the protein is encoded by the coding sequence TTGAGCACTGACTCGAACGTGACCAACCGTTCCCTCGCTGAGCTGGACCCGGAGATCGCCGCGGTCCTCGAAGCCGAACTGGGACGCCAGCGCAACACCCTGGAGATGATCGCTTCCGAGAATTTCGCCCCGCGCGCCGTTCTCGAAGCGCAGGGCTCCGTGCTGACCAACAAGTACGCGGAAGGCTACCCGGGCCGTCGCTACTACGGCGGTTGCGAGCACGTCGACGTCGCCGAGAACCTGGCCCGCGACCGCGCCAAGGAGCTCTTCGGCGCCAAGTACGCCAACGTTCAGCCCCACTCGGGCGCTTCGGCGAACGCCGCCGTCCTGGCCGCGCTCATCGAGCCGGGCGACAAGATCCTCGGCCTCTCGCTCGCCCACGGCGGCCACCTGACTCACGGCATGAAGCTGAACTTCTCCGGAAAGCTCTACGAGGTCGCCGCCTACGAGGTCGACCCCGAGACCTTCACCGTCGACATGGACAAGCTGCGCGAGCAGGCCATCGCCGAGAAGCCCGATGTCATCATCGCCGGCTGGTCCGCGTACCCGCGCCAGCTCGATTTCGCGAAGTTCCGCGAGATCGCCGACGAGGTCGGCGCCAAGCTCTGGGTTGACATGGCGCACTTCGCCGGTCTGGTGGCGGCCGGGCTGCACCCGAGCCCGGTCCCGCACGCCGACATCGTCTCGTCGACCGTGCACAAGACCCTGGCCGGCCCGCGTTCCGGCCTGATCCTCACGAACGACCTCGAGCTGTACAAGAAGATCAACTCGAACGTCTTCCCGGGCCAGCAGGGCGGGCCCCTGATGCACGCGATCGCCGGCAAGGCCGTGGCCTTCAAGATCGCCGCCTCCGAGGAGTTCCGCGAGCGCCAGGAGCGCACCCTCGCCGGTGCTCGCGCCCTCGCCGAGCGCTTGAGCCAGGCCGATGTCGCCGAAGCCGGCGTCTCGGTCCTCACGGGCGGCACGGACGTGCACCTGGCCCTCGTCGACCTGCGCAATTCGGAGCTCGACGGCCAACAGGCCGAGGATCTTCTGCACGAGATCGGCATCACCGTGAACCGCAACGCGGTCCCGTTCGACCCCCGCCCGCCGATGGTGACCTCCGGTCTGCGCATCGGCACGCCGGCTCTGGCCACCCGCGGCTTCGGCGAGACGGAGTTCATCGAGGTGGCCGACATCATCGCCACCGCGCTCATCAACGGCCAGGCAGCGGACAAGGAGGCCCTGAAGGCACGCGTCGACGCGCTGGCCGAGGCCTTCCCGCTCTACCCGGGCCACGAGGAATGGTGA
- the rlmC gene encoding 23S rRNA (uracil(747)-C(5))-methyltransferase RlmC, translated as MQCDYYDAGRCRSCSLMGQDHAEQVAGKEAQCRHLLAAHPDIEWLEPFAGAESGFRNKAKMVVSGTTRHPRIGILDADGHGIDLRRCGLITPGIAEALRVLSNLIRAARLTPYDVPTRTGELKYLLVTEAPSGELMVRFVLRSEALVPVLREHLPGLIERLPALRVASANLQPAHKAVLEGETEIPLTAQTSLTMEVNGIGLHLLPRSFFQTNTEVGAALYRQGAAWVDEVGPASVWDLYCGVGGFALHLAAGVGRAGYDDGASRAGARPGRRVRGIELSAEAVASAELTRDELGLDGVEFAAGDATAFALGAKPEELPEMVVVNPPRRGTGAELAGWLEASGIRHVLYSSCNAVTLAKDLELMPSLKPVKARVMDMFPQSNHYEVITLLTRAA; from the coding sequence ATGCAATGCGACTACTACGACGCCGGCCGCTGCCGCTCCTGCTCCCTGATGGGTCAGGACCACGCGGAACAGGTCGCCGGCAAGGAGGCGCAGTGCCGCCACCTGCTCGCGGCGCACCCGGACATCGAGTGGCTCGAGCCGTTCGCCGGCGCCGAATCCGGCTTCCGAAACAAGGCCAAGATGGTCGTCTCGGGCACCACGCGCCACCCGCGCATTGGCATCCTCGACGCCGACGGCCACGGCATCGACCTGCGGCGCTGCGGCCTCATCACCCCCGGGATCGCCGAGGCGCTGCGCGTGCTCTCGAACCTGATCCGCGCGGCCCGCCTGACCCCGTACGACGTGCCGACCCGCACGGGCGAGTTGAAGTACCTGTTGGTGACCGAGGCGCCGTCGGGCGAGCTCATGGTGCGGTTCGTGCTGCGCAGCGAGGCCCTCGTCCCCGTCCTGCGCGAGCATCTGCCCGGGCTCATCGAACGCCTGCCGGCCCTGCGCGTGGCGAGCGCGAACCTGCAACCCGCGCACAAGGCGGTGCTCGAGGGCGAGACCGAGATCCCGCTGACCGCGCAGACGTCGCTGACGATGGAGGTCAACGGCATCGGCCTGCACCTGCTGCCGCGCAGCTTCTTCCAGACCAACACCGAGGTCGGCGCGGCGCTCTACCGGCAGGGCGCGGCGTGGGTCGACGAGGTGGGGCCCGCCAGTGTGTGGGACCTGTACTGCGGGGTCGGCGGCTTCGCGCTGCATCTCGCCGCGGGCGTGGGAAGAGCAGGGTACGACGACGGGGCGTCCCGCGCCGGCGCCCGCCCGGGGCGCCGCGTGAGGGGGATCGAACTCAGCGCAGAGGCCGTCGCGAGTGCCGAACTGACGCGCGACGAGCTCGGGCTGGACGGCGTCGAGTTCGCGGCCGGTGACGCCACGGCGTTCGCGCTGGGTGCGAAGCCGGAGGAACTGCCGGAGATGGTCGTCGTGAACCCGCCGAGGCGGGGGACCGGGGCGGAGCTGGCCGGATGGCTTGAGGCGTCGGGGATCCGGCACGTGCTCTACTCGAGCTGCAACGCGGTGACGCTGGCGAAGGACCTCGAGCTCATGCCCTCGCTGAAGCCGGTCAAGGCGCGCGTGATGGACATGTTCCCGCAATCGAACCACTATGAGGTCATCACTCTGCTCACGAGGGCGGCGTAG
- a CDS encoding bifunctional methylenetetrahydrofolate dehydrogenase/methenyltetrahydrofolate cyclohydrolase: MTAQKLNGKAAAAAIKDELVERVAALKAKGVTPGIATVLVGADPASQLYVGMKHKQSEAIGMNSIQRELPADATQQEVEALIDELNADDSCHGYIVQLPLPKHLDTDAILERIDPAKDADGLHPTNLGRLVLNVNGPIDTPLPCTPRGVIELLQRNDYDLAGKHVVVVGRGVTIGRPMGLLLARRSVNATVTQVHTGTPDMAPFLQQADVIVAAAGVKHIVKPEHVKPGAAVLDVGVTREDDPETGKQKIYGDVHPGVAEVAGFLSPNPGGVGPMTVALLMTNVVEAAERQAGLA, translated from the coding sequence ATGACTGCACAGAAACTCAACGGCAAGGCCGCTGCAGCGGCCATCAAGGACGAACTGGTCGAGCGCGTCGCCGCGCTCAAGGCCAAGGGCGTCACCCCGGGCATCGCCACGGTGCTCGTCGGCGCGGACCCGGCGTCGCAGCTCTACGTCGGCATGAAGCACAAGCAGTCCGAAGCGATCGGCATGAACTCGATCCAGCGCGAGCTGCCGGCCGACGCCACGCAGCAAGAGGTCGAGGCGCTGATCGATGAGCTCAACGCGGACGATTCCTGCCACGGGTACATCGTGCAGCTGCCACTGCCCAAGCACCTGGACACCGACGCGATCCTCGAGCGCATCGACCCGGCCAAGGACGCTGACGGCCTGCACCCGACCAACCTCGGGCGCCTGGTCCTCAACGTCAACGGACCGATCGACACCCCGCTGCCGTGCACGCCCCGCGGCGTGATCGAACTGCTCCAGCGCAACGACTACGATCTGGCCGGCAAGCACGTCGTGGTCGTCGGCCGCGGCGTGACGATCGGCCGCCCCATGGGTCTGCTGCTCGCGCGACGTTCGGTCAACGCCACCGTCACGCAGGTGCACACCGGCACGCCGGACATGGCGCCCTTCCTGCAGCAGGCGGATGTGATCGTGGCCGCCGCCGGCGTCAAGCACATCGTCAAGCCGGAGCACGTCAAGCCGGGCGCCGCAGTGCTCGACGTGGGCGTGACCCGCGAAGACGATCCGGAGACGGGCAAGCAGAAGATCTACGGCGACGTGCACCCGGGCGTGGCCGAGGTGGCGGGCTTCCTGTCGCCGAACCCCGGCGGCGTCGGCCCTATGACCGTCGCGCTGCTCATGACCAACGTCGTGGAGGCGGCCGAGCGCCAGGCCGGCCTGGCCTGA
- a CDS encoding MFS transporter, with the protein MNEPTTPAPTAEETTTDAPPSSRPAHGGNRELLAHPGYRRLLAAWTVSNLGDSALYITAAIWMKVMTGSDALAASVFLVMGVPAILSPWIGLLADRVPRRGLMIANNTLTAAVVLALLFVEPSGWLWIVYVVMALYATCGFVNASAQSGLLKSLMPTHLLAPANGMFASVDHGLRIVAPLAGAAVFGLWGMAPVVYATAIFFLLGALLLLRVSPRPVVREHEGDSLMRQTLAGFGAITSRPAVRIATVIMGLACVGGGMTNSTTFAVVDRGLGLPPEALSVAVALQGAFSIIAGLNASKILNRFGFARTLGFGAFAFGLGYAAQTTGVLWLTILGILPFAFGITVVIIAAATIRQLQLPDHLQGRGAAAANVFANGTQTLAAGCAAAVIDVVDFRYIIAVGALFAMAGLVPALRRRKVIDV; encoded by the coding sequence ATGAACGAGCCGACTACTCCCGCGCCCACCGCGGAGGAAACGACGACGGACGCGCCGCCGTCGTCCAGACCCGCCCACGGCGGAAACCGCGAGCTGCTCGCCCACCCCGGATACCGCCGGCTGCTCGCAGCCTGGACGGTCAGCAACCTCGGCGACTCCGCCCTGTACATCACGGCGGCGATCTGGATGAAGGTCATGACCGGCTCGGACGCGCTCGCCGCGAGCGTCTTCCTCGTCATGGGCGTGCCGGCGATCCTCTCGCCGTGGATCGGACTGCTGGCGGACCGCGTGCCGCGGCGCGGGCTCATGATCGCGAACAACACGCTCACCGCGGCGGTGGTGCTCGCGCTGCTGTTCGTCGAGCCGAGCGGCTGGCTCTGGATCGTCTACGTCGTCATGGCGCTATACGCGACGTGCGGGTTCGTGAACGCCAGCGCGCAGTCGGGCCTGCTCAAGTCCCTGATGCCGACGCACCTGCTGGCTCCGGCCAACGGGATGTTCGCGAGCGTCGACCACGGCCTGCGGATCGTCGCCCCGCTCGCCGGCGCCGCGGTCTTCGGGCTGTGGGGCATGGCCCCGGTGGTCTACGCGACCGCGATTTTCTTCCTCCTCGGCGCGCTGCTGCTGCTGCGCGTCTCCCCCAGGCCGGTGGTGCGCGAGCACGAGGGCGATTCGCTCATGCGCCAGACGCTGGCCGGGTTCGGGGCGATCACCTCCCGCCCCGCCGTCCGCATCGCGACCGTCATCATGGGGCTGGCCTGCGTGGGTGGAGGGATGACGAATTCGACGACGTTCGCCGTTGTCGACCGCGGCCTGGGCCTGCCGCCGGAGGCGCTGAGCGTCGCCGTCGCGTTGCAGGGCGCCTTCTCGATCATCGCGGGGCTGAACGCCTCGAAGATCCTCAACCGGTTCGGGTTCGCCCGCACCCTCGGCTTCGGCGCGTTCGCGTTCGGCCTCGGCTACGCCGCGCAGACAACGGGCGTCCTCTGGCTGACGATCCTGGGCATCCTCCCCTTCGCCTTCGGCATCACCGTGGTCATCATCGCCGCGGCGACGATCCGACAACTCCAGCTTCCCGACCACCTGCAGGGGCGCGGCGCGGCAGCCGCGAATGTCTTCGCCAACGGCACGCAGACCCTCGCCGCCGGTTGCGCGGCGGCGGTCATCGACGTCGTCGACTTCCGCTACATCATCGCCGTCGGCGCACTCTTCGCGATGGCCGGGCTCGTGCCCGCGCTGCGTCGCCGCAAGGTGATCGACGTGTGA
- a CDS encoding PadR family transcriptional regulator, giving the protein MSDTEQRWPSEWMRGVLGTCVLRTLDDGPIYGYAIAQRLAESGLGVVKGGTLYPLLTRLEEAGWVTAEWRAGEAGPGRKYYVLTDDGRSELKSSEQRWAEFADLTRHFIATGRGRTDTTEEE; this is encoded by the coding sequence ATGTCCGACACCGAACAACGCTGGCCGAGTGAGTGGATGCGCGGCGTGCTAGGCACGTGTGTCCTCCGCACCTTAGATGACGGCCCCATCTACGGGTACGCAATCGCCCAGCGTCTGGCCGAGTCCGGGCTGGGTGTTGTGAAAGGTGGCACCCTGTACCCCTTGCTCACGCGGCTAGAAGAAGCCGGCTGGGTGACCGCCGAGTGGCGTGCCGGTGAGGCCGGGCCCGGCCGAAAGTACTACGTCCTGACCGACGACGGTCGCTCCGAGCTCAAATCCAGCGAGCAACGCTGGGCGGAATTCGCGGATCTCACTCGCCACTTCATCGCCACCGGCAGAGGCCGCACCGACACCACGGAAGAGGAATGA